From a single Hirundo rustica isolate bHirRus1 unplaced genomic scaffold, bHirRus1.pri.v3 scaffold_102_arrow_ctg1, whole genome shotgun sequence genomic region:
- the LOC120747607 gene encoding olfactory receptor 14J1-like gives MSNSSSISHFLLLPLADTRQLQLLHFCLFLGISLAALLANGLIISAVACGHLLHTPMFFFLLNLALTDLGFILTTVPKAMHNSLWDTRNISYTGCAAQLFLFLFFISAEVSLLTVMCYDRYVSICKPLHYGTLLGSRACAHMAAAAWASGFLTALLHTANAFSLPLCYGNVLGQFFCEVPHILKLSCSHSKLRELGVSILTTSLAFGCFVFIVFSYVQIFRAVLRIPSEEGQHKAFSTCLPHLAVVSLFLSTAAFAHLKPPSISSPSLDLALSVLYSVVPPALNPLIYSLRNQELKAAVWRLVTGQFQKH, from the coding sequence atgtccaacagcagctccatcagccacttcctcctgctgccattggcagacacacggcagctgcagctcctgcacttctgcctcttcctgggcatctccctggctgccctcctggccaacggcctcatcatcagcgccgtagcctgcggccacctcctgcacacgcccatgttcttcttcctgctcaacctggccctcaccgacctgggcttcatcctcaccactgtccccaaagccatgcacaattccctctgggacaccaggaacatctcctacacaggatgtgctgcacagctatttctgtttctgtttttcatttcagcagaggTTTCCCTCCTGACTGTCATGTGCTATGACCGCtacgtgtccatctgcaaacccctgcactacgggaccctcctgggcagcagagcttgtgcccacatggcagcagctgcctgggccagtggttttctcactgctctgctgcacacagccaatgcattttccctgcccctgtgctaTGGCAATGTcctgggccagttcttctgtgaagtGCCACACAtcctcaagctctcctgctcacaCTCCAAGCTCAGGGAACTTGGGGTTTCTATTTTAACTACCTCCTTAGcatttggttgttttgtgttcattgttttctcatatgtgcagatcttcagggccgtgctgaggatcccctctgaggagggacagcacaaagccttttccacctgcctccctcacctggctgttGTCTCCCTGTTCCTCAGTACTGCAGCATTTGCCCACCTGAAGCCCCCTTCCatctcttccccatccctggatctggcactgtcagttctgtactcggtggtgcctccagccctgaaccccctcatctacagcctgaggaaccaggagctcaaggctgcagtgtggagactGGTCACTGGAcaatttcagaaacattaa